A single Actinomycetes bacterium DNA region contains:
- a CDS encoding TrpB-like pyridoxal phosphate-dependent enzyme gives MAEPRKILLSEDEIPTAWFNVMPALPTKPGPYLHPQTREPVGPDALTPLFPMDLIMQEVSTDPWVDIPGPVIDAYRLWRPTPLIRALDLEQALGTPARIYYKYEGGSPAGSHKPNTAVPQAYYNAQAGIRRLTTETGAGQWGSALAFACARFGLECKVYMVRASYDGKPYRRSIMETWGASVVPSPSDETSAGRAVLAEDPDSPGSLGIAISEAVEVAAQSDDTHYALGSVLNHVLLHQTVIGLELKAQLARVGVEPDVLVACVGGGSNFGGFTFPILADKLAGKSDVRVVAAEPTAAPTLTKGRFEYDRGDQAGMTPLMPMYTLGADFIPAPIHAGGLRYHGDSPIVSLLAKEGHVEAVAYPQSKVFDAAVQFARTEGVLPAPEPAHAIRAVIDEALRCKEEGREETIVFNLCGHGHFDLKAYEDYLSGNLLDV, from the coding sequence ATGGCAGAGCCGAGGAAGATCCTGCTCAGCGAGGACGAGATCCCGACCGCGTGGTTCAACGTCATGCCGGCGCTGCCCACCAAGCCCGGCCCCTACCTGCACCCGCAGACCCGGGAACCGGTCGGGCCGGACGCGCTCACCCCGCTGTTCCCGATGGACCTGATCATGCAGGAGGTCTCGACCGACCCGTGGGTCGACATCCCGGGCCCGGTCATCGACGCCTACCGGCTGTGGCGGCCCACCCCGCTGATCCGCGCCCTCGACCTCGAACAGGCCCTCGGGACCCCGGCCCGGATCTACTACAAGTACGAGGGCGGCTCGCCGGCCGGCTCCCACAAGCCGAACACCGCCGTGCCCCAGGCCTACTACAACGCCCAGGCGGGCATCCGGCGCCTGACCACCGAGACCGGGGCCGGGCAGTGGGGCAGCGCCCTCGCGTTCGCCTGTGCCCGGTTCGGGCTGGAGTGCAAGGTCTACATGGTGCGGGCCTCCTACGACGGCAAGCCCTACCGGCGCTCGATCATGGAGACGTGGGGCGCCTCGGTCGTCCCCTCGCCGTCGGACGAGACCAGCGCCGGCCGGGCCGTGCTCGCCGAGGACCCGGACTCACCCGGCTCCCTCGGCATCGCGATCTCAGAGGCGGTCGAGGTGGCCGCCCAGTCCGACGACACCCACTACGCGCTCGGCAGTGTGCTCAACCACGTCCTGCTCCACCAGACCGTGATCGGGCTGGAGCTCAAGGCCCAGCTCGCGCGGGTCGGCGTCGAGCCCGACGTGCTCGTGGCCTGCGTCGGCGGCGGATCGAACTTCGGCGGCTTCACCTTCCCGATCCTGGCCGACAAGCTGGCTGGGAAGTCCGACGTCCGGGTGGTCGCGGCCGAGCCGACCGCGGCGCCCACCCTCACCAAGGGCCGCTTCGAGTACGACCGCGGCGACCAGGCCGGCATGACCCCGCTCATGCCCATGTACACCCTGGGCGCCGACTTCATCCCGGCTCCGATCCACGCCGGCGGCCTGCGCTACCACGGCGACTCGCCGATCGTGTCCCTGCTCGCCAAGGAGGGCCACGTCGAGGCGGTCGCCTACCCGCAGTCCAAGGTGTTCGACGCGGCGGTGCAGTTCGCCCGCACCGAGGGCGTGCTGCCAGCGCCAGAGCCCGCGCATGCCATCCGCGCCGTCATCGACGAGGCCCTGCGCTGCAAGGAGGAGGGCCGCGAGGAGACGATCGTGTTCAACCTCTGTGGCCACGGCCACTTCGACCTCAAGGCCTACGAAGACTACCTCTCCGGGAACCTGCTCGATGTCTGA
- the trpC gene encoding indole-3-glycerol phosphate synthase TrpC, producing the protein MPSSPATPFLARAVADTRAASERRAAGLPLGELRASAAAAPPARGLRAALARPGTAVVAEVKRRSPSRGDIRANLDPAALAGAYERGGAAAVSVLTEPVHFAGSPEDLMAVRAAVDLPVLRKDFVTTPYQVWEAHAWGADAVLLIVAALEPALLVDLLDEARAAGLDALVEVHTREEAAVAELAGAALVGVNARDLATLEVDLGRFVQIREALPAGATVVAESGISTRAQVEAAAAAGADAVLVGESLVRSDDPEELLAVLLGQRSGSLR; encoded by the coding sequence GTGCCGTCCTCACCTGCCACCCCGTTCCTGGCCCGCGCGGTCGCCGACACGCGCGCGGCCAGCGAGCGCCGCGCCGCCGGGCTGCCCCTCGGCGAGCTGCGGGCCAGTGCCGCGGCCGCGCCGCCCGCCCGCGGCCTGCGCGCGGCCCTGGCCCGCCCCGGGACGGCGGTGGTCGCCGAGGTGAAGCGGCGCTCGCCCTCCAGGGGCGACATCCGGGCCAACCTCGACCCGGCCGCGCTGGCCGGGGCCTACGAGCGTGGGGGCGCGGCCGCGGTCAGCGTGCTCACCGAGCCGGTCCACTTCGCGGGCAGCCCCGAGGACCTCATGGCGGTGCGGGCCGCCGTGGACCTGCCCGTGCTCCGCAAGGACTTCGTCACCACCCCCTACCAGGTCTGGGAGGCCCACGCCTGGGGGGCCGACGCCGTGCTCCTGATCGTGGCCGCGCTCGAGCCGGCCCTGCTCGTCGACCTGCTCGACGAGGCCAGGGCGGCTGGCCTGGACGCGCTCGTGGAGGTCCACACCCGCGAGGAGGCGGCCGTGGCCGAGCTGGCTGGAGCCGCCCTGGTCGGCGTGAACGCGCGCGACCTGGCCACCCTCGAGGTCGACCTGGGCCGTTTCGTCCAGATCCGGGAAGCCCTGCCCGCTGGGGCCACCGTGGTCGCCGAGAGCGGGATCTCCACCCGGGCCCAGGTCGAGGCGGCGGCCGCCGCCGGTGCCGACGCCGTGCTGGTGGGGGAGTCGCTGGTCCGCTCCGACGACCCCGAGGAGCTGCTCGCCGTCCTGCTCGGCCAGCGGAGCGGCAGCCTCCGGTAA
- a CDS encoding HAMP domain-containing sensor histidine kinase: protein MRPAGAPEGPGWAGGAPGWLAGAPGGPGRAGAPGGPGRAGAAPGYSEGGPEDPGWAGGAPGWRAGGTGDPVWAGGGPSRAGARGSFRARLVWSFVAVVAGVAVLIGVITLSLVRLVPARGLEQQLADQAEAITGNPRGFEPCLAAAALQPVGTELYLVGADGATRRPGCAGLGRRRPGWPQVPAPAGVRGTDLAAGATVTGVRDGIAYALAPVPRPGLRSAAGVLLVHRTTALGSGLVGLIGRRLLLAALLAVAVAAGVAWLVADRLTAPLARLVAAARRLGAGDLSTRVGPGGDEDVAELAELAVAFDDMAAALEHEQAEQKAFLASVGHELKTPLTTVQGWTEALLDGTADTPQARRQGLERIHAETLRLARLVQDLLDLARLGRGQFAVALVDADVAAVLHEAAGAAADRAARAGVPVQQLLEGPLDAHVDPGRLRQVLDNLLDNATRSSPAGQPVVVMARSLPGGQVEAAVVDRGPGIAAEDLPRAFDRGYLWSRYRGTRTVGSGLGLAIVKALCDAMGIAIRAEEARGGGTVFRLLLPAPRGAATWGPARVDLPATPDRS, encoded by the coding sequence ATGAGACCGGCGGGCGCACCCGAAGGCCCGGGCTGGGCGGGTGGGGCGCCTGGCTGGCTGGCGGGCGCACCCGGCGGCCCGGGCCGGGCAGGCGCACCCGGCGGCCCGGGCCGGGCGGGTGCCGCGCCAGGCTACAGCGAGGGCGGCCCAGAGGACCCGGGGTGGGCGGGCGGTGCGCCAGGCTGGCGGGCGGGCGGCACCGGGGATCCGGTGTGGGCCGGCGGGGGGCCGTCCCGGGCGGGCGCCCGGGGGTCGTTCCGGGCCCGGCTGGTGTGGTCGTTCGTGGCCGTGGTGGCCGGGGTCGCCGTGCTGATCGGCGTGATCACCCTCTCGCTCGTCCGCCTGGTGCCCGCCCGAGGGCTCGAGCAGCAGCTCGCCGACCAGGCCGAGGCGATCACGGGCAACCCCCGCGGGTTCGAGCCGTGCCTGGCCGCGGCCGCGCTCCAGCCCGTCGGAACCGAGCTGTACCTGGTCGGCGCGGACGGCGCCACCCGCCGCCCAGGCTGCGCGGGCCTCGGCCGCCGCCGGCCCGGCTGGCCGCAGGTCCCTGCGCCCGCCGGCGTGCGCGGCACCGACCTGGCCGCCGGCGCGACCGTGACCGGGGTGCGGGACGGCATCGCCTACGCGCTCGCCCCCGTGCCCCGGCCCGGCCTCCGCTCCGCCGCCGGAGTGCTGCTGGTCCACCGCACCACCGCGCTCGGCTCCGGCCTGGTCGGCCTGATCGGCCGGCGCCTGCTGCTCGCCGCGCTGCTCGCGGTCGCCGTGGCCGCTGGCGTGGCCTGGCTCGTGGCCGACCGGCTCACCGCGCCGCTGGCGCGGCTGGTCGCGGCCGCGCGCCGGCTCGGCGCCGGCGACCTCTCCACCCGGGTCGGCCCCGGCGGCGACGAGGACGTGGCCGAGCTGGCCGAGCTGGCCGTGGCCTTCGACGACATGGCGGCCGCCCTCGAGCACGAGCAGGCCGAGCAGAAGGCGTTCCTGGCCAGCGTCGGGCACGAGCTGAAGACGCCGCTCACCACCGTGCAGGGCTGGACCGAGGCGCTCCTGGACGGCACCGCCGACACCCCGCAGGCGCGGCGGCAAGGCCTCGAGCGCATCCACGCCGAGACGCTCCGCCTGGCCCGGCTCGTCCAGGACCTGCTCGACCTGGCCCGGCTCGGGCGGGGCCAGTTCGCCGTCGCGCTCGTCGACGCCGACGTGGCCGCGGTCCTGCACGAGGCGGCCGGTGCTGCCGCCGACCGGGCCGCGCGGGCCGGCGTGCCCGTCCAGCAGCTCCTCGAGGGGCCGCTGGACGCCCACGTCGACCCCGGCCGGCTGCGCCAGGTGCTCGACAACCTGCTCGACAACGCGACCCGGTCCAGCCCGGCCGGCCAGCCGGTCGTGGTGATGGCCCGCTCCCTGCCCGGCGGCCAGGTCGAGGCGGCGGTGGTCGACCGGGGCCCCGGCATCGCCGCCGAGGACCTGCCGCGCGCGTTCGACCGCGGCTACCTGTGGTCCCGCTACCGGGGCACCCGCACGGTCGGGTCGGGGCTGGGCCTGGCCATCGTCAAGGCGCTCTGCGACGCGATGGGCATCGCGATCCGGGCCGAGGAGGCTCGCGGCGGCGGCACCGTCTTCCGGCTCCTTCTGCCCGCCCCCCGCGGCGCGGCCACCTGGGGCCCGGCCCGGGTGGACCTCCCCGCCACCCCTGACCGAAGCTGA
- a CDS encoding response regulator transcription factor — MDQAKHRDGKGTVLVVEDEASIAQLVRLYLEREGFRVVWRTDGGSGLAAVESERPRLVVLDLMLPGLDGFEVTRALRAGGGRVPIIMVTAREEEADRVLGLELGADDYVTKPFSPRELVARVKAVLRRTETEPGDGPEPALHLGDLTVDPARHEVTFEGRPVGLTAREFELLCYLVRNRGFVLTRDQILERVWGYAFPADTRTVDVHIRQLRAKLGERAPIRTIRGVGYKADDRP, encoded by the coding sequence GTGGACCAGGCCAAGCACCGTGACGGCAAGGGCACCGTCCTGGTCGTGGAGGACGAGGCCTCGATCGCCCAACTCGTCCGCCTCTACCTGGAACGGGAGGGGTTCCGGGTGGTGTGGCGCACCGACGGCGGCTCCGGGCTGGCCGCGGTCGAGAGCGAGCGGCCCCGGCTCGTCGTGCTCGACCTGATGCTGCCCGGCCTGGACGGCTTCGAGGTGACCCGGGCGCTGCGGGCCGGCGGCGGCCGCGTGCCGATCATCATGGTCACCGCCCGCGAGGAGGAGGCCGACCGGGTCCTCGGCCTCGAGCTCGGGGCCGACGACTACGTGACCAAGCCGTTCTCGCCCCGCGAGCTGGTCGCCCGGGTCAAGGCGGTGCTGCGGCGGACCGAGACCGAGCCCGGGGACGGGCCCGAGCCCGCCCTGCACCTGGGCGACCTCACCGTCGACCCCGCCCGCCACGAGGTCACCTTCGAGGGCCGGCCCGTCGGCCTCACCGCCCGCGAGTTCGAGCTGCTCTGCTACCTCGTGCGCAACCGCGGCTTCGTGCTCACCCGCGACCAGATCCTCGAGCGGGTCTGGGGGTACGCGTTCCCGGCCGACACCCGCACCGTCGACGTCCACATCCGGCAGCTCCGGGCCAAGCTCGGCGAGCGCGCGCCCATCCGCACCATCCGGGGCGTCGGCTACAAGGCCGACGACCGGCCATGA
- a CDS encoding Trp biosynthesis-associated membrane protein translates to MSARASLRATLLAVATGVVLTVVGAGRPWATVSGAVDLPGLGAGRFGGARLTGNDLAPLSALALLALVLVLGVAFTRGRGRWAVGAGLVVVGVVLAAQALTWAGRAGAEAGERLRRGELEGVTPGAAQVTTSRVTTSQVGPALAVTGGLLVAACGLEVARRGPGWPAMGAAFRAPPDRPAVVEAEGEPPWEGD, encoded by the coding sequence ATTAGCGCGCGCGCTTCGCTGCGGGCGACCCTGCTCGCCGTCGCGACCGGGGTCGTCCTCACGGTCGTGGGCGCGGGCCGGCCCTGGGCCACCGTGTCGGGCGCGGTCGACCTGCCCGGCCTCGGCGCCGGCCGCTTCGGCGGGGCCCGGCTCACCGGCAACGACCTCGCTCCGCTGTCCGCGCTCGCCCTGCTCGCGCTCGTGCTCGTGCTCGGCGTGGCGTTCACGCGGGGCCGGGGCCGCTGGGCGGTCGGTGCCGGGCTGGTCGTGGTCGGGGTCGTGCTCGCCGCCCAAGCCCTGACCTGGGCCGGCCGGGCCGGCGCGGAGGCGGGGGAGCGGCTGCGGCGCGGGGAGCTCGAGGGCGTCACCCCGGGTGCGGCCCAGGTCACGACCTCCCGGGTCACGACCTCCCAGGTCGGGCCGGCCCTGGCCGTGACCGGCGGGCTGCTCGTGGCTGCCTGCGGGCTCGAGGTCGCCCGCCGCGGTCCGGGGTGGCCCGCGATGGGCGCCGCCTTCCGTGCCCCGCCCGACCGGCCGGCCGTGGTCGAGGCCGAGGGCGAGCCGCCCTGGGAGGGAGACTGA
- the trpE gene encoding anthranilate synthase component I — MIRHPLAGDLRPSLDEFTRLAASYSVVPVWRELLGDLETPVGAFRKLGDADGSVLLESVEHGERWGRYSFIGTDPFATFTVQDGRAAWTGAPPSGLPDGPPLAVLRAALEHLRSPSLPGLPPLFVGAVGYLAYDIVRELERLPDGTEDDLGLPDGVLVFPRSVVVFDHLGQRLVLVANTVTDASRDPGEAYLEAARRLDDLADRLSVATPAPATPLPAAGPPAAAESDLPPGRYQEMVETAKEHIRAGDVFQVVPSQRFSVPTTADPLDVYRVLRVVNPSPYMYFLRLPGVTIAGSSPEVLVTVQGRSATMRPIAGTRPRGADPAVDDALEAELRADDKERAEHVMLVDLARNDLGRVCRPGTVRVADLMRVERYSHVMHLVSDVVGELADGVSAFDVLAAAFPAGTVSGSPKVRAMEIIDALERHRRGPYAGCVGYFDFSGNLDTCITIRTCVFVGDVAYCQAGAGVVADSVPEREERETEAKARALLAAVAAAEALGGRH, encoded by the coding sequence ATGATCCGGCACCCGCTCGCCGGTGACCTGCGGCCGTCGCTCGACGAGTTCACCCGGCTGGCCGCGTCCTACTCGGTGGTGCCGGTCTGGCGCGAGCTGCTCGGCGACCTCGAGACGCCGGTCGGCGCCTTCCGCAAGCTGGGCGACGCCGACGGCTCGGTCCTGCTCGAGAGCGTCGAGCACGGGGAGCGCTGGGGCCGGTACTCGTTCATCGGCACCGACCCGTTCGCCACGTTCACGGTCCAGGACGGGCGGGCGGCCTGGACCGGGGCGCCGCCGTCCGGGCTGCCGGACGGCCCGCCCCTGGCCGTGCTGCGCGCCGCCCTCGAGCACCTCCGCTCGCCCTCCCTGCCCGGCCTGCCGCCGCTGTTCGTCGGCGCGGTCGGCTACCTCGCCTACGACATCGTGCGCGAGCTGGAGCGCCTGCCCGACGGGACCGAGGACGACCTGGGGCTCCCGGACGGGGTGCTCGTGTTCCCGCGCTCGGTGGTGGTCTTCGACCATCTCGGCCAGCGGCTCGTGCTCGTCGCCAACACGGTCACCGACGCCTCGCGCGACCCGGGCGAGGCCTACCTGGAGGCGGCACGGCGCCTGGACGACCTGGCCGACCGGCTCTCGGTCGCCACCCCGGCGCCGGCCACCCCGCTGCCCGCGGCCGGCCCGCCGGCCGCGGCCGAGAGCGACCTGCCGCCCGGCCGCTACCAGGAGATGGTCGAGACCGCCAAGGAGCACATCCGGGCCGGCGACGTCTTCCAAGTCGTGCCGTCGCAGCGCTTCTCGGTGCCCACCACCGCCGACCCGCTCGACGTCTACCGCGTGCTCCGGGTGGTGAACCCGTCGCCCTACATGTACTTCCTGCGGCTGCCCGGGGTCACGATCGCCGGCTCCTCGCCCGAGGTGCTGGTCACCGTGCAGGGCCGCTCGGCCACCATGCGGCCGATCGCGGGCACCCGGCCCCGGGGCGCCGACCCGGCCGTGGACGACGCCCTCGAAGCCGAGTTGCGGGCCGACGACAAGGAGCGGGCCGAGCACGTCATGCTCGTCGACCTGGCCCGCAACGACCTCGGCCGGGTCTGCCGGCCGGGCACCGTCCGGGTGGCCGACCTCATGCGGGTCGAGCGCTACTCCCACGTCATGCACCTGGTCTCCGACGTGGTCGGCGAGCTGGCCGACGGGGTGTCCGCGTTCGACGTGCTCGCGGCCGCCTTCCCGGCCGGCACGGTGTCCGGGTCGCCGAAGGTCCGGGCCATGGAGATCATCGACGCGCTCGAGCGCCACCGGCGCGGCCCCTACGCCGGCTGCGTCGGCTACTTCGACTTCTCGGGCAACCTCGACACCTGCATCACCATCCGGACCTGCGTGTTCGTCGGCGACGTCGCCTACTGCCAGGCCGGGGCGGGGGTGGTGGCCGACTCGGTCCCCGAGCGGGAGGAGCGCGAGACCGAGGCGAAGGCGCGCGCGCTGCTGGCCGCGGTCGCCGCCGCCGAGGCGCTCGGGGGCCGCCATTAG
- the hisI gene encoding phosphoribosyl-AMP cyclohydrolase, which produces MDPAVRPRRRRLPAPSRGAPVPDDLPDAISGLRFDAQGLVPAVVQDDADGTVLMVAWMDAEAVRRTLATGRTWFWSRSRREHWQKGETSGHRQYVRSVAADCDRDTLLVRVEQVGAACHTGTRSCFSTPLPAFSAPLPAVPGDSMVPGDSGSMAPGAPGDSMVPGDSGSMAPMVPGDSMAPGVPGDSMKRAPA; this is translated from the coding sequence ATGGACCCGGCTGTCCGACCCCGGAGGCGCCGCCTCCCTGCCCCGTCCCGAGGAGCACCCGTGCCCGACGACCTGCCCGATGCCATCTCCGGCCTGCGCTTCGACGCCCAGGGCCTGGTTCCCGCGGTGGTCCAGGACGACGCCGACGGGACCGTGCTGATGGTCGCCTGGATGGACGCCGAGGCCGTGCGCCGCACGCTGGCCACCGGGCGGACCTGGTTCTGGAGCCGCTCCCGGCGGGAGCACTGGCAGAAGGGCGAGACCTCGGGCCACCGGCAGTACGTCCGCTCGGTGGCCGCCGACTGCGACCGCGACACCCTGCTGGTCCGGGTCGAGCAGGTCGGCGCGGCCTGCCACACCGGCACCCGCAGCTGCTTCAGCACCCCGCTGCCGGCCTTCAGCGCGCCGCTGCCGGCCGTGCCCGGCGACTCCATGGTGCCCGGCGACTCAGGCTCGATGGCGCCCGGGGCGCCTGGCGACTCCATGGTGCCCGGCGACTCAGGCTCGATGGCGCCCATGGTGCCTGGCGATTCCATGGCGCCTGGGGTGCCTGGCGACTCCATGAAGAGGGCGCCGGCATGA